One Methylocaldum marinum DNA window includes the following coding sequences:
- a CDS encoding PAS domain-containing protein, which translates to MRRGADFNAVYRIARPDGESRWIHSAGYAVTDVAGHPTRLDGITRDVTVAKQVEAQLRLAQAAFQNTTEGIVITDAETRIIAVNKVFSAITGYSSLGYLKQLPMHRLKIDQSFVGDVPHNQNDAIIRAIVAMAARSVWN; encoded by the coding sequence TTGCGCCGGGGCGCCGACTTCAATGCCGTATACCGTATCGCTCGCCCTGACGGCGAGAGCCGCTGGATCCACTCTGCCGGATATGCCGTTACCGACGTCGCCGGGCATCCCACCCGCCTCGACGGCATCACCCGCGATGTGACCGTCGCAAAACAGGTGGAAGCCCAGCTTCGCCTCGCCCAGGCCGCATTCCAGAACACCACCGAAGGCATCGTCATCACCGATGCCGAGACGCGAATTATCGCGGTCAACAAGGTGTTCTCCGCGATAACCGGCTATTCCAGCCTCGGCTATTTGAAGCAGTTACCGATGCACCGTCTGAAGATCGACCAGTCCTTCGTCGGAGATGTGCCGCACAACCAAAACGACGCGATTATCCGGGCGATCGTAGCCATGGCCGCTCGCTCCGTCTGGA
- a CDS encoding MFS transporter, with translation MRISKSKASALYHRDFTLYLLARFLGAVAVQMQSVAVGWQVYALTGDALDLGLIGLAQFAPFVPLVLIAGQMADRFDRRRIIMLCYAVEMLCALFLIGFTLTGPHAVWPVFAVMALYGSARAFMMPASQAIVINLVPAGSFSNAVALSSSSFQLAVITGPALGGLLYLAGPMTVYTTVSVLLALSAMLILLMRNLPRPTNEREPISRHTILEGLRFVRSRTTVFGAISLDLFAVLFGGATALLPAYASDVLHVGPTGLGLLRTAPGVGAALTALILAFTPISRHVGRWMFGGVAVFGAAIIVLGLSTSFFLSLAALFLLGAGDMVSVYIRHMLVQLETPDAIRGRVSAVNSVFIGASNELGEFESGLTAAWFGLTPAIIFGGAVTLAVTVAWMYSFPELRTMDQFPKRPPETPSSGKRTRNTGHKARTRRKKPPKT, from the coding sequence ATGCGTATATCCAAGTCCAAAGCTTCCGCACTTTACCACCGCGATTTCACGCTTTACCTCTTGGCACGTTTTCTTGGTGCAGTCGCGGTGCAGATGCAGAGCGTGGCCGTGGGCTGGCAAGTCTACGCGCTTACCGGCGACGCACTCGACCTGGGACTCATAGGCCTTGCCCAATTTGCGCCGTTCGTGCCGCTCGTGCTGATAGCCGGCCAGATGGCGGACCGCTTCGACCGACGCCGCATCATCATGCTCTGCTATGCCGTGGAAATGCTGTGCGCGCTGTTCCTCATCGGATTCACCCTGACCGGCCCGCATGCCGTATGGCCGGTGTTCGCCGTAATGGCGCTCTATGGATCGGCGCGAGCGTTCATGATGCCGGCTAGCCAGGCCATCGTCATCAATCTGGTCCCCGCCGGAAGCTTCAGCAATGCGGTCGCCCTCAGCTCCTCGAGCTTTCAGCTGGCGGTGATCACGGGTCCCGCTCTTGGCGGATTGCTCTACCTTGCAGGACCGATGACGGTCTACACGACCGTATCCGTGCTCCTTGCACTCTCGGCCATGCTCATCCTGCTGATGCGCAACCTTCCCCGCCCAACCAACGAACGGGAACCCATCAGCCGGCATACGATTTTGGAAGGCTTGCGCTTCGTACGTTCGCGGACTACCGTATTCGGCGCCATTTCCCTGGATTTGTTCGCCGTTCTGTTCGGGGGCGCCACGGCCTTGCTTCCGGCTTATGCCAGCGACGTTCTGCATGTGGGCCCTACCGGACTGGGCCTGCTCCGTACCGCGCCCGGTGTCGGCGCGGCCCTGACTGCCCTGATTCTCGCCTTCACGCCCATTTCCCGCCATGTTGGGCGCTGGATGTTCGGCGGCGTCGCGGTGTTCGGAGCCGCTATCATCGTGCTCGGGCTGTCGACCAGCTTTTTCTTGTCGCTCGCGGCGCTTTTTTTACTCGGTGCCGGCGACATGGTCAGCGTTTACATCCGCCACATGCTGGTTCAGCTCGAAACACCCGATGCGATCCGCGGGCGTGTGAGTGCCGTCAATTCCGTGTTTATCGGCGCCTCGAACGAACTCGGCGAGTTCGAATCGGGTCTCACCGCGGCTTGGTTCGGCCTCACGCCCGCGATCATTTTCGGGGGTGCCGTAACGCTGGCCGTCACCGTAGCCTGGATGTACAGCTTTCCCGAACTGCGCACGATGGATCAATTCCCGAAACGCCCGCCCGAAACGCCTTCTTCCGGAAAGAGAACCCGAAACACGGGTCATAAGGCTCGGACGCGTCGGAAAAAGCCCCCTAAAACCTGA
- the mnmE gene encoding tRNA uridine-5-carboxymethylaminomethyl(34) synthesis GTPase MnmE, which produces MNTLSRDTIAAIATPPGRGGVGVIRISGSAVPALMDTVLRKQLVPRYAHYGPFHDHDGSVLDSGLALYFSAPHSFTGEHVLELHAHGSPVILDMLLRRLLAAGVRLARPGEFSERAFLNDKIDLAQAEAIADLIESTTEQAARSAQRSLQGEFSNRIHQLVEALIQLRQYVEASIDFVDEDIDFLSEGHIAEKLAELLATLRHVRRSARQGCLLREGMTVVIAGRPNAGKSSLLNQLAGREAAIVTEIPGTTRDTLREHIQIDGMPLHVVDTAGLRDSDDVVEREGIRRARNEIHKADRILLLIDDRTPDEAEFLIQGLPADIPLTRVYNKIDLTGRQPAFVEQPGGPAVYLSAKTGQGTEHLRNHLKAAMGYDSEAHDLFISRRRHLDALSRAENLIENAEKQIRISAAELLAEDLREAQNALSEITGEFTNEDLLGRIFSSFCIGK; this is translated from the coding sequence ATGAATACATTATCCCGCGACACCATTGCCGCGATCGCCACACCTCCCGGCAGGGGCGGCGTCGGCGTGATTCGAATCTCGGGGAGCGCCGTTCCCGCCCTGATGGACACGGTTCTACGCAAACAGCTTGTGCCGCGTTACGCCCATTACGGGCCTTTCCATGACCACGACGGCTCGGTTCTCGACAGCGGATTGGCCCTGTATTTTTCGGCGCCGCATTCGTTCACCGGTGAACATGTGCTCGAATTGCACGCGCATGGAAGCCCCGTCATCCTCGATATGCTACTGCGTCGACTTTTGGCCGCGGGCGTTCGGCTCGCGCGCCCGGGAGAATTCAGCGAACGGGCATTCCTCAACGACAAAATCGATCTCGCCCAGGCGGAAGCCATCGCCGATCTGATCGAAAGCACTACCGAGCAAGCCGCCCGTTCCGCCCAGCGTTCGCTTCAGGGCGAATTTTCGAATCGCATTCACCAGCTGGTAGAAGCCCTGATCCAGCTAAGGCAGTACGTCGAGGCTTCCATCGACTTTGTCGACGAAGACATCGATTTCCTGTCCGAAGGCCATATCGCCGAAAAGCTCGCGGAGCTCCTGGCGACGCTTCGGCACGTCCGCCGTTCCGCCCGACAGGGTTGCTTACTTCGCGAAGGCATGACGGTCGTCATTGCCGGCCGCCCTAATGCGGGGAAATCCAGCCTTCTAAACCAACTGGCCGGGCGTGAAGCCGCCATCGTCACCGAAATCCCCGGCACCACCCGTGATACCCTGCGCGAGCATATCCAGATCGACGGCATGCCCTTGCACGTGGTCGATACCGCCGGTCTTCGCGACAGCGACGATGTGGTCGAACGCGAAGGCATACGGCGCGCTCGCAACGAAATTCACAAGGCGGACCGGATATTGCTTCTGATCGATGATCGTACGCCGGACGAAGCAGAATTCCTGATCCAGGGACTTCCCGCCGATATACCGCTCACCCGCGTCTACAACAAGATCGATCTTACCGGTAGACAGCCCGCATTCGTCGAGCAACCGGGCGGCCCGGCGGTCTATCTGTCCGCAAAAACCGGCCAAGGCACGGAACATCTTCGAAATCACCTCAAAGCTGCAATGGGTTATGACAGCGAGGCGCACGACCTGTTCATCTCCCGCCGCCGGCACCTCGACGCGTTGAGCCGTGCCGAAAACCTCATTGAAAATGCCGAAAAGCAAATTCGAATCAGCGCCGCCGAGCTCCTCGCTGAAGATCTTCGAGAAGCGCAGAATGCCCTGTCGGAGATCACGGGTGAATTCACGAATGAAGACTTGTTGGGCCGGATCTTTTCCAGTTTCTGTATCGGTAAATAA
- the yidC gene encoding membrane protein insertase YidC → MDNLRFVLFVFLIFLSFMLWQQWQIDYGPKPEATAQSGATPPEDVVDDVPESARGVEDIAKTPEEPPAAGPEHQRVTVMTDVIRAEIDTKGGDLRILDLIDYPQSKDRPDQPVRLLNEVDNFFIAQSGFLGEQSLAPTHHSKWQAEADTYTLAEGQDSLRIPFTWTSDKGIKITKTLVFTRDSYLIGLEQQVTNQSESAWKGRQYVQLQRKDPESNDQDAFIRTYTGGVLYTPEEKYEKITFGDMADSNLSRRSKDGWIAMIQHYFLAAWIPLSGEEHNFYTKALSDRHFVIGTYSPLLEVKPGEEKVFKADLFAGPKLQRVLEQTAPGLDLTVDYGALTIIAKPIFWLLEQFHKIFNNWGWAIVFVTITLKAVFYKLSQASYRSMARMRKLQPKLQQLKERHADDKQKFNMAMMELYRKEKVNPLGGCLPILVQIPVFIALYWVLIESVEMRQAPFALWLNDLSSKDPYFILPLIMGVSMFIQQKLNPPPADPVQAKVMQFFPVIFTGFFAFFPSGLVLYWVVNNILSILQQWHITRQIERNAHA, encoded by the coding sequence ATGGATAATTTAAGGTTCGTTCTCTTCGTCTTTCTCATATTTCTCAGCTTCATGCTCTGGCAGCAATGGCAGATCGATTACGGGCCCAAACCCGAAGCCACGGCACAATCCGGAGCGACCCCGCCGGAGGACGTGGTGGACGATGTACCCGAGTCCGCTCGCGGCGTCGAGGATATCGCCAAAACCCCTGAAGAACCGCCAGCCGCCGGACCCGAACATCAGCGGGTCACCGTTATGACCGACGTCATTCGCGCGGAGATCGATACCAAGGGCGGCGACCTGCGCATACTCGATCTGATCGATTATCCGCAAAGCAAGGACCGGCCTGATCAGCCAGTCCGACTGCTCAACGAAGTAGACAACTTCTTTATTGCGCAAAGCGGCTTCTTGGGTGAACAGTCCCTGGCGCCCACCCATCACAGCAAATGGCAAGCGGAAGCCGACACTTATACCCTGGCGGAAGGCCAGGATTCCCTGCGCATACCTTTTACGTGGACTAGCGACAAGGGGATCAAGATTACCAAGACCCTGGTCTTCACCCGGGACAGCTATCTGATCGGACTGGAACAGCAGGTAACCAATCAGTCCGAAAGCGCGTGGAAGGGAAGACAATACGTTCAGTTGCAGCGCAAGGATCCCGAGAGCAACGATCAGGACGCTTTCATCCGGACCTATACCGGCGGCGTGCTGTACACCCCGGAAGAAAAATACGAAAAGATCACTTTCGGCGACATGGCGGATTCCAACCTGAGCCGAAGATCCAAAGACGGCTGGATCGCCATGATTCAACACTACTTTCTGGCCGCATGGATCCCGCTTTCCGGTGAAGAACATAACTTTTACACCAAGGCCCTTTCCGACCGGCATTTCGTCATCGGAACCTATTCGCCCCTGCTCGAGGTCAAACCGGGCGAGGAAAAAGTCTTCAAAGCCGACCTATTCGCCGGTCCCAAGCTTCAGCGCGTACTGGAGCAGACCGCTCCCGGCCTGGACCTCACGGTGGATTACGGCGCGTTGACCATTATCGCCAAGCCCATCTTTTGGCTGCTGGAACAGTTCCACAAGATTTTCAATAATTGGGGATGGGCAATCGTGTTCGTCACCATCACCCTCAAGGCCGTCTTCTACAAGCTGTCTCAAGCGAGCTATCGCTCCATGGCCAGAATGCGAAAGCTCCAGCCCAAGCTTCAACAGCTGAAGGAGCGCCATGCCGACGACAAGCAAAAATTCAACATGGCGATGATGGAGCTTTATCGGAAGGAGAAAGTGAATCCGCTCGGAGGCTGCTTGCCGATTCTGGTCCAGATCCCCGTGTTCATCGCCCTCTATTGGGTTCTCATCGAAAGCGTGGAGATGCGCCAAGCACCGTTCGCTCTTTGGCTGAACGATCTCTCCTCCAAGGACCCTTATTTCATTCTTCCGCTGATCATGGGCGTTTCCATGTTCATCCAGCAGAAGCTCAATCCGCCGCCGGCCGATCCGGTACAAGCCAAGGTGATGCAGTTCTTCCCGGTGATATTCACTGGATTCTTCGCCTTTTTCCCGTCCGGACTCGTGCTCTACTGGGTGGTCAACAACATCCTGTCCATCCTCCAGCAGTGGCATATCACCCGGCAAATCGAAAGGAACGCACACGCCTAG
- the yidD gene encoding membrane protein insertion efficiency factor YidD, whose amino-acid sequence MQAVLVFLIKLYQYLISPWVGQHCRFHPTCSSYALTAIRRFGSVRGSYLAVRRLLRCHPWHKGGIDPVPEQFGK is encoded by the coding sequence ATGCAAGCCGTCTTGGTCTTCCTCATCAAACTCTATCAGTACCTGATTAGTCCTTGGGTGGGGCAGCATTGCCGTTTCCATCCGACGTGCTCCAGCTATGCCTTGACTGCCATCCGGCGGTTCGGATCCGTGCGGGGCTCCTATCTCGCCGTAAGGCGACTCCTGCGATGTCACCCTTGGCACAAAGGCGGTATTGATCCCGTCCCAGAACAATTCGGAAAATAA
- the rnpA gene encoding ribonuclease P protein component encodes MASPSHGFPRTRRLSTAADFQRVFEQPCKSADQYLTVLARTNGRDHPRLGLAIARRQIRNAADRNRIKRLVRESFRLWQSHLGGRDFVVMARSAAIQADHETIRSSLQKHWENLVRRCKPSWSSSSNSIST; translated from the coding sequence TTGGCGTCGCCTAGCCACGGCTTCCCCCGAACGCGCCGCTTAAGTACCGCCGCCGATTTCCAGCGCGTTTTCGAGCAGCCTTGCAAGTCCGCAGACCAATACTTGACCGTGCTTGCGCGAACCAACGGCAGGGATCATCCGCGCCTCGGGTTGGCAATCGCCAGACGACAAATCCGTAACGCCGCCGATCGCAACCGCATCAAGCGCCTCGTCCGCGAAAGTTTCCGCCTGTGGCAATCGCACCTCGGCGGACGCGATTTCGTGGTAATGGCGCGTAGCGCCGCAATTCAGGCAGACCATGAAACAATCCGAAGCTCATTGCAGAAGCACTGGGAAAACCTGGTGAGGCGATGCAAGCCGTCTTGGTCTTCCTCATCAAACTCTATCAGTACCTGA
- the rpmH gene encoding 50S ribosomal protein L34, which produces MKRTYQPSKIKRVRTHGFRARMKTRGGRSIVNARRAKGRKRLSV; this is translated from the coding sequence ATGAAAAGAACCTATCAGCCCAGCAAGATTAAGCGCGTCCGCACTCACGGATTTCGTGCACGTATGAAAACCCGCGGCGGACGTTCGATTGTGAATGCGCGCCGTGCGAAAGGTCGTAAGCGGCTTTCCGTCTGA